One window of Triticum dicoccoides isolate Atlit2015 ecotype Zavitan chromosome 5A, WEW_v2.0, whole genome shotgun sequence genomic DNA carries:
- the LOC119302122 gene encoding uncharacterized protein LOC119302122 isoform X2, producing MRIPGLLAAAAALLVLLLAVAGAAAQEAAAAGDVRPEEIAAKARAQEEAVLAAELGQLRAKVAALESSIAAQTLELNSKDGGIETLEKSKGSIAAKEQAGKVNARAIELEKQIEKLKKDIEAQNNKKATMEARATDAEKKVQELNAKLDRLQKTSGEQKVRIQKTKNALKAAEEELMKVQLEATAKSEQLGEVHGAWLPPWLAAHAAHYMELMSSHWSEHGKPAVNNLLQKASEKTVQAKEWAEPHIETAKAKWIPVIKENWATAKEIAEPYVQMVSAKSVELYQASKDAISPHVVKAHELADPYFQEAKKLSKPYIDQVAKASKPHVDKLKTTLKPYTEKAGQEYEKLRDTATLYHQQAQVTILDYMHQHELLKQFVNGELVWFLAAAWLLMPVHVLYILLTEVCCITKKKKIPRSFKGKVLVNGHRRHKRRHADK from the exons ATGCGGATCCCGGGGctgctcgcggcggcggcggcgctgctggTGCTGCTTCTCGCGGTCGCCGGTGCggcggcgcaggaggcggcggcagcgggggACGTGCGGCCGGAGGAGATCGCGGCGAAGGCGAGGGCCCAGGAGGAGGCGGTGCTCGCGGCCGAGCTGGGGCAGCTCAGGGCGAAGGTCGCCGCGCTAG AGTCGAGCATTGCAGCACAGACACTGGAGCTGAATAGCAAGGACGGCGGCATCGAAACACTGGAAAAG TCCAAGGGATCTATAGCTGCAAAGGAGCAGGCAGGCAAGGTCAATGCCCGGGCTATTGAGCTTGAGAAGCAG ATTGAGAAGCTCAAGAAGGACATAGAAGCACAGAATAACAAAAAGGCGACCATGGAGGCTAGAGCCACCGATGCAGAGAAGAAGGTGCAAGAGCTGAATGCTAAGCTGGATAGA CTTCAAAAGACAAGCGGCGAGCAAAAGGTTAGGATTCAGAAGACTAAAAATGCTCTTAAAGCTGCAGAG GAGGAGCTGATGAAGGTGCAGTTAGAAGCAACAGCAAAATCAGAGCAGCTCGGAGAG GTTCATGGAGCATGGTTGCCACCTTGGTTAGCAGCACATGCAGCTCACTATATG GAGTTGATGTCAAGTCACTGGAGTGAACATGGAAAACCTGCTGTCAACAATTTATTGCAAAAG GCATCAGAGAAAACAGTGCAGGCGAAGGAATGGGCTGAACCCCATATAGAAACTGCTAAGGCG AAATGGATTCCTGTCATTAAAGAAAATTGGGCTACTGCAAAGGAAATTGCAGAACCTTATGTGCAAATGGTCTCAGCAAAATCAGTAGAGCTTTATCAAGCATCAAAGGATGCTATCTCACCTCATGTTGTGAAAGCACATGAGCTTGCTGATCCCTATTTCCAG GAAGCCAAGAAGTTATCCAAACCTTATATTGATCAAGTTGCTAAGGCCAGTAAACCACATGTTGACAAACTTAAAACCACCCTGAAGCCTTACACTGAAAAGGCAGGCCAGGAGTATGAAAAGCTTCGCGACACAGCTACTTTATACCATCAGCAG GCTCAGGTAACTATCTTGGATTACATGCACCAACATGAATTATTAAAACAATTTGTGAATGGGGAGTTGGTGTGGTTTCTG GCTGCTGCTTGGCTGCTTATGCCCGTACATGTTCTGTACATACTCCTAACAGAAGTCTGCTG catcaccaagaagaagaaaaTCCCACGGAGTTTTAAGGGCAAAGTTTTGGTCAATGGCCATCGGAGACACAAGCGCCGACATGCAGACAAGTAG
- the LOC119302122 gene encoding uncharacterized protein LOC119302122 isoform X1: MRIPGLLAAAAALLVLLLAVAGAAAQEAAAAGDVRPEEIAAKARAQEEAVLAAELGQLRAKVAALESSIAAQTLELNSKDGGIETLEKVTGEMSQNIATLQNEITSLQSKGSIAAKEQAGKVNARAIELEKQIEKLKKDIEAQNNKKATMEARATDAEKKVQELNAKLDRLQKTSGEQKVRIQKTKNALKAAEEELMKVQLEATAKSEQLGEVHGAWLPPWLAAHAAHYMELMSSHWSEHGKPAVNNLLQKASEKTVQAKEWAEPHIETAKAKWIPVIKENWATAKEIAEPYVQMVSAKSVELYQASKDAISPHVVKAHELADPYFQEAKKLSKPYIDQVAKASKPHVDKLKTTLKPYTEKAGQEYEKLRDTATLYHQQAQVTILDYMHQHELLKQFVNGELVWFLAAAWLLMPVHVLYILLTEVCCITKKKKIPRSFKGKVLVNGHRRHKRRHADK, from the exons ATGCGGATCCCGGGGctgctcgcggcggcggcggcgctgctggTGCTGCTTCTCGCGGTCGCCGGTGCggcggcgcaggaggcggcggcagcgggggACGTGCGGCCGGAGGAGATCGCGGCGAAGGCGAGGGCCCAGGAGGAGGCGGTGCTCGCGGCCGAGCTGGGGCAGCTCAGGGCGAAGGTCGCCGCGCTAG AGTCGAGCATTGCAGCACAGACACTGGAGCTGAATAGCAAGGACGGCGGCATCGAAACACTGGAAAAGGTAACTGGGGAGATGTCACAGAACATTGCtactctgcagaatgagataacttCCCTCCAG TCCAAGGGATCTATAGCTGCAAAGGAGCAGGCAGGCAAGGTCAATGCCCGGGCTATTGAGCTTGAGAAGCAG ATTGAGAAGCTCAAGAAGGACATAGAAGCACAGAATAACAAAAAGGCGACCATGGAGGCTAGAGCCACCGATGCAGAGAAGAAGGTGCAAGAGCTGAATGCTAAGCTGGATAGA CTTCAAAAGACAAGCGGCGAGCAAAAGGTTAGGATTCAGAAGACTAAAAATGCTCTTAAAGCTGCAGAG GAGGAGCTGATGAAGGTGCAGTTAGAAGCAACAGCAAAATCAGAGCAGCTCGGAGAG GTTCATGGAGCATGGTTGCCACCTTGGTTAGCAGCACATGCAGCTCACTATATG GAGTTGATGTCAAGTCACTGGAGTGAACATGGAAAACCTGCTGTCAACAATTTATTGCAAAAG GCATCAGAGAAAACAGTGCAGGCGAAGGAATGGGCTGAACCCCATATAGAAACTGCTAAGGCG AAATGGATTCCTGTCATTAAAGAAAATTGGGCTACTGCAAAGGAAATTGCAGAACCTTATGTGCAAATGGTCTCAGCAAAATCAGTAGAGCTTTATCAAGCATCAAAGGATGCTATCTCACCTCATGTTGTGAAAGCACATGAGCTTGCTGATCCCTATTTCCAG GAAGCCAAGAAGTTATCCAAACCTTATATTGATCAAGTTGCTAAGGCCAGTAAACCACATGTTGACAAACTTAAAACCACCCTGAAGCCTTACACTGAAAAGGCAGGCCAGGAGTATGAAAAGCTTCGCGACACAGCTACTTTATACCATCAGCAG GCTCAGGTAACTATCTTGGATTACATGCACCAACATGAATTATTAAAACAATTTGTGAATGGGGAGTTGGTGTGGTTTCTG GCTGCTGCTTGGCTGCTTATGCCCGTACATGTTCTGTACATACTCCTAACAGAAGTCTGCTG catcaccaagaagaagaaaaTCCCACGGAGTTTTAAGGGCAAAGTTTTGGTCAATGGCCATCGGAGACACAAGCGCCGACATGCAGACAAGTAG
- the LOC119302123 gene encoding NAC domain-containing protein 92-like: protein MEGSGAGGGGGGGEGAVSKKKSSKEGEEESLPPGFRFHPTDEELITYYLRGKIADAGFTARAITEVDLNKCEPWDLPEKAKMGEKEWYFFSLRDRKYPTGVRTNRATNAGYWKTTGKDKEIFTGQPPSAQELVGMKKTLVFYKGRAPRGEKSNWVMHEYRLHLKPASKSNKDEWVVCRIFAKSPGVKKYPSSTNAHSRSHHHPYTLDMVPQFLPTLLGHDLFGGGRGHHHPYMTPADLAELSRFARGTPGLHPHIQPHPAAAGYLNPPGPFTLSNLNLNLGGPSPQHALHHAMSMPMGQQQQQQQAGGANGQAMTMEQHMAAGLGGVPAAGGDGGFGGEGHAAGGAGMRYQNLDVDQMVERYWPGSY from the exons ATGGAAGGATCgggggcaggaggaggaggagggggaggggaaggggCGGTGTCGAAGAAGAAGAGCtccaaggagggggaggaggagagccTGCCGCCGGGGTTCCGGTTCCACCCCACGGACGAGGAGCTCATCACCTACTACCTCCGCGGCAAGATCGCCGACGCTGGCTTCACCGCTAGGGCCATCACCGAGGTTGACCTCAACAAGTGCGAGCCATGGGATCTCCCAG AGAAGGCGAAAATGGGCGAAAAGGAGTGGTACTTCTTCAGCCTAAGGGACCGCAAGTACCCGACCGGCGTGCGAACAAACCGTGCAACTAATGCTGGCTACTGGAAGACTACGGGGAAAGACAAGGAGATATTCACCGGGCAACCGCCATCGGCACAAGAGCTAGTCGGGATGAAGAAAACCCTAGTCTTCTACAAGGGGAGGGCTCCAAGAGGCGAGAAGAGTAACTGGGTCATGCACGAGTACCGCCTCCACCTGAAGCCGGCCTCCAAATCAAACAAG GATGAATGGGTGGTGTGCCGCATCTTCGCCAAGAGCCCGGGGGTGAAGAAGTACCCGTCGAGCACCAACGCGCACTCCCGGTCCCACCACCACCCGTACACGCTGGACATGGTCCCGCAGTTCCTCCCGACGCTGCTGGGGCACGACCTGTTCGGCGGCGGCCGCGGGCACCACCACCCCTACATGACCCCCGCCGACCTGGCGGAGCTCTCGCGCTTCGCCAGGGGCACGCCGGGGCTGCACCCGCACATCCagccgcaccccgccgccgccggctacCTCAACCCGCCGGGCCCGTTCACGCTCTCCAACCTCAACCTCAACCTCGGGGGCCCGTCGCCGCAGCACGCCCTCCACCACGCCATGTCGATGCCGatgggccagcagcagcagcagcagcaggcgggCGGCGCCAACGGCCAGGCGATGACGATGGAGCAGCACATGGCCGCGGGGCTCGGCGGCGTCCCGGCCGCCGGAGGGGACGGCGGGTTCGGCGGGGAGGGGCATGCTGCAGGGGGTGCTGGCATGAGGTACCAGAACCTGGACGTAGATCAGATGGTGGAGAGGTACTGGCCTGGTAGCTACTGA